The sequence below is a genomic window from Nicotiana tomentosiformis chromosome 6, ASM39032v3, whole genome shotgun sequence.
aagtctaaatgaagacaagtggttgaacaAAGAACGTGGACGTTccataaatcaaaataataataatcattaCTATGATTctaaaaggagaacaataagggttctcaaaataatccttcaaaatgtaaaggcaatgtttaccatcaaattggtatgaaaaataataaagcacgccgttgattatgatccattccttgaagagaatgtgacttgtgataagcattgaggaTGCAGACtcattcctaaaggtgaatgtggcaatatgtgatgaaagtaatgaataaagacatgcaatgcatgattggattaataccacacaactcacctctaagggaggtttgagtgaaataaagaaaataaatattattgtgtagttacatgaatatgtcgTTGGTCGCGtataatgattttgaccatgacaattaTTTTGATATGTTTTTCtccgtgaaggagacattcaccatatggatggtgtgacaaaagatcttgtagtacaaaaattAATTAAGAGCTCCAGAAGAACTAACTTGTTACTACCgggatgaataaaattattcatgacattgatattgtagtaagtctcaaaagaaactttttgagtttcaaatatattagccgaagtggttggcatattgagactataaatgaaaggaatattgaatatcttcatatttctataatcataacgggttaatatgaaaggttacccgaTTTCCTTTCTATTTGTAAtacaaatataagcatgatgatggaatcatatgtcacaagtaaactagaggtttaataaaataaatattagttggcatgaccgattgatcatcccggttcaattatgatgcgaaaaattaattgagaattatattggcatatattgaagaaatagaatattcttcaagaattctcttgtgctgcttattctcataatataccagttaaggttgagattgaatcccttgatttctgaaacgaataaaaggtgataaatatatgggctcaGTCACCCGCCATGTgaaccgtttactattatataattttaatagatgcatatattctatggtcacatgtgcatttgttatcaacttgcagtttgacttttgcaagattgattgctcaagttattagagcacagtttcagaatataaattatgatgatttatcttgataatgctggtttaaattcaagttggtttagcagaaattgtatgcctccaattatagctaaaccattggttatgagaacaaaactgccaaaataaaatttggtatgtgatgtattatttaatatacaacatcaCTTGTACGCATGTAGACAAATTATGATACGTACACCCTATGACAATAGGTTCAGGATCAGGAActaaataattttcatctagaaatatgaatgtgctatatgatttaattgttccaccacaatgcacaaagatggatccccaaataaggctagagatatgtgttggtgatcccaacaatagggggagaaaataggcagctgaaaaagtaatgcatgtaatgaattattatgagtacatctagatccctgtacaagaaaatgtgaacttgaatttcaagtgataattcatttgcaaaatattgccaagcgtatttgctgacccaaagctaaatgtcatatttcagctgctaatgctccaaataaaataaagttcattaTGAACaaagtctatggcatgcatgaagcataatagactaatcggttccaaagataaaactccttgaagaaggagaggagcaaatgttcaagatggtcatactaaggaggcaagtgcttTATAAAAGCACCATGACATAACATtttataagacctcatgggagagacTCGGGTACTTGAAAATAATGAGATCtcgataagttatgtctttattgagtGATGATGGAACGGATGCAAAATGATCGTCGACTatgttgttaatataatgtatCGCTCAATTTTATTAAAactgacgaggatcttgagctcaaatctgtcatgaaatttggacagataaatgattggccaaatgaaaattGACTTCACCTGAAAAatgtgaagttggacggatagtcccaacacctgaaagtataaagccagcggtagtataaatgtgttcttgtgcgaaaaaggtcaagtcgatagacataaagacgacttgtgacacaagaagatttgtaaatatcgtGACATTGATTATacagagacatgttctcctgtggtggatgtagtcatttcaggtattaatctggcaatacataaaaaacttgatatgcctataatgaaaatcattgaaggatttaaattattgtgaagcatattaaggttcccaagaaatttattaaataaagtttcaGCAAATTCTTATGTGAATTAGAGCGATCATGGTGTGCATGATTTGTTTTTGTGTCTAGTGCAATtgatgcactaatgtatcttgctagaaCTATGAGCATAACAATATGCAAGCAAGATATAGTTTTATTCCTATATAAAGATATTGGAATACTATTAGGATTATATTGCAAAAGGAATCCTTGATATAGATTTGTTTATTCTAATAAATATTGTCAAAGTTTTGTTGGTTATGCAAATGCAGGCATTTTCTGAAGTTCGTTCTTCAAACAATCTATTTGTATGTGAGGGTTCCATATTATTATTTCATAAGGCAATCAATCGTTGATACTTATTCAACAATGTCAATATACTAGCAACTGATAAATCAAGTCACTCAACACACAACCGGTGTGTGACTTTACTTTGAGGAGAAGACTCCAATAATAGTGAAGACGATGATGTTTATTTATCTCAATTGAAAGAAGGATATATTGAAGGAGACAAAATAAATCAtctatttcatcaaaattctttATTAGACACAATCTTCACCGAACGGTGAAATAGATGTTCAATGAATTTATTCGCTTGATAATTTGGTGATTCTATTCAACGAAGCATGATCAACCTCAAAATTTGAGAAGTTGGTATACTGGATCGGAACACATCATCTAGGTGAAATAAATTGATATTTTCATCAGGGAGAAGCaaatacgtgttgtactcttttttccttagctaCGGTTTTATCCCACTCGGTTTTTCTGACAAAGTTTTTAATGAGGTGGCAAGTAATGCGTATTAcatgatatgtgtactctttttcttagcaaggttttaacgagacacattatttatggacatccaagggggagtgttataaaatcttgaattatggtggatgtccatAACCACCAAAGGAGTAATGCTCACTACTCTTCTATATTATTTCCATAACTTTCACTACTATAATACTTAtggagttatgattgtaactTCATAACCTACTCGtgatcttcctccatgatctcaaatgcttaatgacatattcaatgacatatttcttcacttttcatgcctatataaaggtcttgtaataaATGGAAAGATCACATAATTGAACAAGAAAATCTCTTCTTTTTCTCTATCTTTCTATATCTcgtagcttgtttttccttgttatatattgttactttgagctatattttataaCGGTAAGAATATTGTGATAGTAGGGTGGTGGATAATTTAGTGGATAAGTAGTGGGACATATCATGGGTGATAATATGAAAAATATTATAACCACTTTCTAGATCatgcaatataatataaaaaatatatattatgactACTTTCTAGTCTTTATAGCCACTAAAAAAATTTGAAATGTCATATATtgtaatataaatatttttagtattttttCGATTCAAAAAAGAATGgcctatttttaaaaaaagattgATACATtcctatatttttttaatatgaagtatttataGTTATACAAATAATATgttttatttaatattataaGTTTTAAAAGCTTTATAGTAATACAAATATTATGAGATATTTAAGATGAATTTAAATTAGGAGTATTGAAATGGTTTTCTCCAACTACAAACTACCTAGAGCTTTTTCTTTAACCCCTTTTAACATAACCTTTAATCTCATAACAGAAACATACTGCTTGAGCATAGAACTATAAAATCAAAAAGACACCATCTTCCCCTTCCGTTTTCCCTAACTTTCTCTCTACACTTCGGTAGCTTTAATGAGAACGCATATCGACGAGGTAAAATCCCCTACTCTCTCTACGCCACTGAATGAACTTTTCAGACGTTGAGGGATATTTGATTTATTGTGTTGTGAATTTAGTCGTGTattttgtttaatttatttatttgggtGGCAGAAATTAAAAGCGTTGAAGAGGAGGTATGAGGATATAATAATTGAAACAAGAAAGGAGGCTTCAGCGAGGATTATGATGTGCGAACAAAACGCTCTTTGGTATCAGCGCGAGCTTCAACTTGCAAAACAGGAGGCCCTTCACATGCAGCAACTCAGGCTCCAACAGGTAcacatttttttatattttcttgaAATGGGGTTTCGCTGTATTTGAAGTTCCATTCAAATAAGGGAACTCTTAAGTTGTTGGGTGTAGAGTTCACAAGCCAAACCGAATTGTTGGGCAATCAAACTCTTAAGTGCTTTGCAATGATGATAAGTGATAACAGGGAGGGGAGAGAGAATAGGGAGATTATAAAGCAGTGAAGAAGATACAGGTAGAAGGAAGAGATCAAAGAAGGTAATGGTAAGATGGGCTTCTTTGAAGAATCGAAGCACCCAAGGGTGTGATCTAGTGGTCAATGACGTGGAAAGATAACCGTGAGGTCTCAAGTTCAAATTCCAGTTGAGGCAAAATAACACTAGGTGCTCTTACCATCTGCCTAAGCCTTGGTGGGTAGAGTTATCCTGTACCTGTGCTTGTGGGAGACACTAGGTATCCGGTGGAGTAGTCGAGGTGCACGCAAGCTGCCGCAGACATCGCCGTCATTAAAAAAAGACGGGGGAGGGGAAAGAGAAAATAATATCAGAATTGGTTGGGAAAAAGATCCGTGTGCTTCAGGAAATGGAGTATCCTTTTAATATCTTTTAGGGCTTTGAGGAGAAGTAAGTAATCAACTCTTTTCTGAAATAGAAAAATGGTGGCAAGAGGCGAGTAGGGAAGAGGAGATTGGAAGATTAGCCATGCTAGAATCAAATAAACATGAGGGAGTTTAAAATATTGGAATGTTGTATCAACTGTGAACCTCGTGGGAAGGAGAGTTTGTGGACTACTAGTTATGGAAGCAAAAATAGGATTTATGGAATGAAAAGGCGTTAAATGATTCTAGTAGAAGCGTCATAATAAAGGTTGAGTCGAGAGAGCGTGAAGCAAGAATGGTATATTTGGGAGTTTTGAGGAATTTAAGTAGTTGGAAAGGAAGGAGGGAAAGTATACCATAAGAAATGATAAAAATCATGTACATTTGGTGCAAAATTTAATGTCGCATTGTGTAGTTAGGGAAACATTTTCTTCTCAGCTGGTTAGGCGGTCCTTGAGCTTGTAATGTAATTTAATTTGTGAATTTACACCTACTTGATGTTTGTTAATAGAATTCTTTTTACTTACCAAAAAAGTTTCACCCCAAGATTATGCTTTGCCCCATAGATAAAGCACTTTGTTAGCTTATGTTAGAATATCCAGTTATGTTCTCTTGAGTATAAAATTATGATATTTTCAGAGGTAAGTTTGTGCCTTAGCCTACTGCAGGTTATATGTCATAATTAATAAAAACACACATAAGATGGAAGTGGTACTTACCTAATATCCAAGTAATGTTTTAATTTTGAAACTTAATGTCTCTGATTGGACTATCCTCATTGACAGATTAGTGAAGCAGAATTGTCATCCTTGAGTCAACAGAGGAAGATTGAAGAACTCGAAGCTCAACTTCAGGAAGCAGAAGATATTGTATATGATATCAGAGTAGAGTTGAGAAAAGTTCAAGCTGAACTTGAGAGAGTGAGCTGCAACAAAGAGAAGGATGTACACAACTTGCAGGATCACAATACTGCTACTCCTGGAGAACTACGAGAGGAGAATATAGTCTCATTGCCTCCAAAATTACAGTATGATTATGTGACAACTTCTAACATGAAGGTTGCCAATATGAACCAGAATATTGAGTGCTACCAGTCTTGTCACACAGAGGTTAACATTAGAAGTCCTTACATTGCTAGTGCGGATTTGCCCTCTATAAGTTTGAGAAGCAAAGCACCAGAATTATACCAAAATGGATGTACGCAGAGACTTCCTGCTTCCAGAAGAAACCTGTTAGATAGGGAAATCCTTCATGAAGAAATATCTCCCAAACATATTCCAAATATCCCAACCAATTGTTGCTTGAGATCTCATTTAACTACAGCCAAAGACAATGTTCCTAGTGAAGACCCTTCTGAGACGGCCCATATATTATCCACAGGAAAAGCTGAACCAGGCATGAAGATCGGATTCACAGAAACTTCAGATGATAAACCAGGGTCTGCTGAGGCAACAGGTGTTCATAATACAATAGATGAGCAGGCAGGATTAATGGGGAAGAGGGATATTTCAGAACAAGATAATAGATCTGTGGAGCGCTTAGAGGTTCCTGCTAACAAAATTGATATTGATAGTGTTTGTGATCGGTTGTTCTATCTCAAAAATCTTTGCAACCAGTTGTTAAACTCCAAATCTATGGTATCTAATCTAAACAATGAGATTCCTAGTCAGCCTCTAAATGATAGAGTGATTAAATACACATTCCAAAGAAAGAGGAAGAGGGTATCTGCTGGGAATGCTTCACCAGAGAACTCCTTAAAGAaaacaaatgaggagaaactaaATAATCTTCTGGAACCACAGAATTTGACAGTGACCGAATCATCAGAAGACAGTGGGGAAACTGCAGAGGTTGCTCAGCAGGTTGGTTATTTGTTTATCTGTCGCTGTTGATGTTTCTGCCTATCTTTGTGTATACCTTTAGATGTTTATTACTGGTACACCTTCAAAATGAGATATGCACAACAAGAAATTTTTCAACGTGCTTGGAGCGAAATGTTTAAGAATAGATGAATTAGATCAGATAGGAGCCTAAATTCCTATAACTCACTGCAAGTTACAAAAGGTATTCTCTCCTTCATTTTTTGATGTCATGGTGCACTTGTTCATTCATTTAGCTAATGAGGCTAGGATTGCTGGGCCTATTCAGTAGCGTTGAATGTATCCAATGGAGCAATGACACTAAAGTCTTTTATTGGTAATAGGGCTGGCCCAAAATGTTCTAACTGCTGAGGGATTTTTAGCAACTGAATTTATGACCTTATGTTCAAGGTATTTGCATACGATGGAGACAAAATTTAATTAACCTTGGACGAAATTATTGAATATTGTGGAGGTTTGATAATTTATGGTCAATCCAGAAGAGCTTTAGGGGCTAGCAAACAGTGGAAACTTGATTCATATGAACTAGAGCAGGCACATTttatattactccctccgtttcaatttagatgaggtagtttgactcggcacggagtttaagaaaaaagaagaagacttttgaaacttgtggtcttaaaagcttaaggggtaaaagttttgtggggccatgacatttgtgtggttataaaagcttctcattaatggtaaaatgggtaaaatgaagagtttaaagttgaattatttccaaatttagaaatgtatcatttattttggaacaaactaaaaagtaaagtacctcatctaatttgaaaag
It includes:
- the LOC104117036 gene encoding uncharacterized protein isoform X1, giving the protein MRTHIDEKLKALKRRYEDIIIETRKEASARIMMCEQNALWYQRELQLAKQEALHMQQLRLQQISEAELSSLSQQRKIEELEAQLQEAEDIVYDIRVELRKVQAELERVSCNKEKDVHNLQDHNTATPGELREENIVSLPPKLQYDYVTTSNMKVANMNQNIECYQSCHTEVNIRSPYIASADLPSISLRSKAPELYQNGCTQRLPASRRNLLDREILHEEISPKHIPNIPTNCCLRSHLTTAKDNVPSEDPSETAHILSTGKAEPGMKIGFTETSDDKPGSAEATGVHNTIDEQAGLMGKRDISEQDNRSVERLEVPANKIDIDSVCDRLFYLKNLCNQLLNSKSMVSNLNNEIPSQPLNDRVIKYTFQRKRKRVSAGNASPENSLKKTNEEKLNNLLEPQNLTVTESSEDSGETAEVAQQKMDDDLEVDNSSQMKRKRTHEAVGKGTLSKAKSAE
- the LOC104117036 gene encoding uncharacterized protein isoform X3, coding for MRTHIDEKLKALKRRYEDIIIETRKEASARIMMCEQNALWYQRELQLAKQEALHMQQLRLQQISEAELSSLSQQRKIEELEAQLQEAEDIVYDIRVELRKVQAELERVSCNKEKDVHNLQDHNTATPGELREENIVSLPPKLQYDYVTTSNMKVANMNQNIECYQSCHTEVNIRSPYIASADLPSISLRSKAPELYQNGCTQRLPASRRNLLDREILHEEISPKHIPNIPTNCCLRSHLTTAKDNVPSEDPSETAHILSTGKAEPGMKIGFTETSDDKPGSAEATGVHNTIDEQAGLMGKRDISEQDNRSVERLEVPANKIDIDSVCDRLFYLKNLCNQLLNSKSMVSNLNNEIPSQPLNDRVIKYTFQRKRKRVSAGNASPENSLKKTNEEKLNNLLEPQNLTVTESSEDSGETAEVAQQVVKQLS
- the LOC104117036 gene encoding uncharacterized protein isoform X2, with protein sequence MRTHIDEKLKALKRRYEDIIIETRKEASARIMMCEQNALWYQRELQLAKQEALHMQQLRLQQISEAELSSLSQQRKIEELEAQLQEAEDIVYDIRVELRKVQAELERVSCNKEKDVHNLQDHNTATPGELREENIVSLPPKLQYDYVTTSNMKVANMNQNIECYQSCHTEVNIRSPYIASADLPSISLRSKAPELYQNGCTQRLPASRRNLLDREILHEEISPKHIPNIPTNCCLRSHLTTAKDNVPSEDPSETAHILSTGKAEPGMKIGFTETSDDKPGSAEATGVHNTIDEQAGLMGKRDISEQDNRSVERLEVPANKIDIDSVCDRLFYLKNLCNQLLNSKSMVSNLNNEIPSQPLNDRVIKYTFQRKRKRVSAGNASPENSLKKTNEEKLNNLLEPQNLTVTESSEDSGETAEVAQQKMDDDLEVDNSSQMKRKRTHEGSEAA